The Carassius carassius chromosome 2, fCarCar2.1, whole genome shotgun sequence genome has a segment encoding these proteins:
- the LOC132110252 gene encoding fibroblast growth factor 4B-like has translation MSVHSALLPIVVLGLMTSSVRCAPLPGGQNGPVERRWETLYSRSLARIPGEKRDIIRDSDYLTGIKRLRRLYCNVGIGFHLQVLPDGRITGVHNENRYSLLEISPVERGVVTLFGVQSGLFVAMNSKGKLFGSVQFTDECKFREELLANNYNAYESLAHPGMYIGLSKTGKTKKGNRVSTSMTVTHFLPRI, from the exons ATGAGTGTCCATTCAGCCCTATTACCAATAGTGGTCTTAGGACTTATGACAAGCTCAGTGCGCTGCGCTCCGCTGCCCGGTGGGCAGAACGGACCCGTGGAGCGACGCTGGGAGACCCTCTACTCGCGTTCTCTAGCCCGAATCCCCGGGGAAAAAAGAGATATCATCCGGGACAGTGATTATCTCACGGGCATTAAAAGACTGCGACGTCTCTACTGCAATGTTGGCATCGGGTTTCATCTCCAAGTATTACCGGACGGTAGAATTACCGGCGTGCACAACGAAAACCGTTACA gtCTTCTTGAGATATCTCCAGTGGAGAGGGGAGTTGTGACACTGTTTGGCGTCCAGAGCGGGCTATTCGTGGCCATGAACAGCAAAGGGAAACTTTTCGGATCT GTGCAGTTCACAGATGAATGCAAGTTCAGAGAAGAGCTCCTTGCAAATAATTACAATGCGTACGAATCGTTGGCACATCCCGGGATGTACATCGGACTGAGTAAGACTGGAAAAACAAAGAAAGGAAATCGAGTATCGACGTCCATGACGGTGACACATTTCTTGCCTAGAATCTGA
- the LOC132099056 gene encoding fibroblast growth factor 19-like: protein LFLLFVTVCGSSISVESVPLPDSGPLLANEWGEAVRLRHLYAARHGLHLQINPAREISGSYMQSSDSLVEIRPVDMGCVAIKGVASSRFMCIHAVSFVLQHTKTKEDCSFLERIMPDGYNIYISSKHGALVNLGGAKSKLHSNDRTAASQFLPMVNTFSQEPTNHRSGEQCFPDDLEQDHQLDLEIDSMIPFGKISQIVIQSPSFNKR from the exons ctctTCTTACTGTTTGTCACTGTTTGTGGAAGTAGCATTAGCGTGGAGAGCGTCCCGTTGCCCGATTCTGGTCCACTTTTGGCAAATGAATGGGGAGAAGCAGTCCGGCTCCGACATCTGTACGCAGCCAGACACGGTTTACATCTGCAGATAAACCCAGCCAGGGAAATAAGCGGATCGTACATGCAAAGCTCGGACA GTCTGGTTGAGATAAGGCCAGTGGATATGGGCTGTGTTGCCATTAAAGGCGTCGCAAGCTCCAGAT TCATGTGCATTCATGCTGTTTCTTTTGTTTTGCAGCACACTAAGACTAAGGAGGACTGCTCTTTTTTGGAACGCATCATGCCAGATGGCTACAACATCTACATCTCAAGCAAACATGGAGCCCTTGTGAATTTGGGTGGTGCTAAAAGCAAGTTGCACAGTAACGACAGGACTGCTGCATCTCAGTTCCTGCCCATGGTCAACACATTTTCTCAGGAACCTACCAACCACCGTTCAGGGGAACAATGCTTTCCTGATGACCTTGAACAGGACCATCAGTTGGACCTTGAAATAGACAGTATGATCCCTTTTGGAAAGATCTCTCAAATTGTAATCCAGAGTCCCAGTTTCAACAAAAGATGA